In Vigna radiata var. radiata cultivar VC1973A chromosome 3, Vradiata_ver6, whole genome shotgun sequence, the following proteins share a genomic window:
- the LOC106757719 gene encoding protein TIME FOR COFFEE isoform X1 — translation MDRTRGRSSSMSANAFPRRRHPNIPLPPTSQEMQETRLKDNNDDDDNNSKREWTKKRRGSNSHSTEEESVGNEQDARLHSNNTASSASDHNHRGRNVIDQVMIGAIVPRRTRSASVKRPHHSWVEEQSAEDASPSSSNVSLPKKMKAIGPSSSNQEDIEIEIAELLYSLRASQNHDYSSSQKDKASDSPALSSSPAIDVVETKKVEDYSSSFCILPPNNSTPESVVIESHQPAKMEIPSSVSPRTSGVDGIESSQGPKQDAEEDSLSPGCGCGDAVDGKLESKLVVDKHDCASTIRTCDDVLEGNGKPKFEIDLMAPPPVTFSSEWGNLSRGEDRNKVEDKVESLSKKEQTLGEIEEVKMKVDLEKPNGHHDLATNHELGELGRNREQPTPTATNAKLEKTGLLHFFTSSAQCSSMSLSVDVSERPSGFSPLGYVPPMGTAMKTDKTTGLLTAPQHGNFVLSQPRPKRCASHGYIARNIFMHQQCTKMNTLLPSTIGSGSMCDAKLSKVHSAESVVVGKQFHKQSPGVSHSSAPEKGWTATSDFSVAAIKKSSGPANPVDVTQMKQLMLQQGQHPGSSANIVHGPAFLIPPGQHQASVIPGTSPAGGVNNASNASLSNKFQSSPGVSVGGATLPAVAATMSFSYSNLTANDAPYMTIVPNGGYPFPFSTPLGPSAAIRGASPAQSTPILNGPLYSSQIFHPLQYPQQHPHSQTLVQPSSYLNGSTSSVSSSSHKQSQGMQGNNNHILSSTTMQLQQSQKQHTSQSHLRKHETGIAGDNSPFAASGTAYSQKNGFGQNFPIPVQPLGLSLTPSTTSDSVGGNSGNFGDKQQQTLMGGLEHIPSQPHAISFAAYNGTNVPSNLNFSTMAQNPVIFQSLPDIAWQGYHAGSASHATQQKMYPIIEGNSGDSSSYRDDEKATSGKPSTNGPTTLVFDNSAKNLNLVSSPMNGNWPSRSISSTATTTSLPLSSNAVKSQQPSQLLHLQQQHGMLQPQPAVATRYKASSTNATIGANFFPTPVYAQTQTQNKSSIKGSQSKICVAASDSLVHNPCIITSTAPTLQSFSQDQGRVLQGQTQISFGGNYISSMPLQGQQLFNNNQSLGNTVAGVPPSGANLKTNSQGSKVSSSVNSSQMQQTENSSTATGQKSSPVCGRNVPSILSSGPSHLSELKY, via the exons ATGGATCGAACCAGAGGAAGATCGTCCTCTATGTCCGCAAACGCTTTCCCCAGACGCCGTCACCCTAATATCCCCCTCCCACCCACTTCTC AGGAGATGCAGGAGACGAGGTTAAAGGATAATAATGacgatgatgataataatagtaAGAGGGAATGGACGAAGAAGAGGAGAGGGAGCAACTCTCACAGCACCGAGGAAGAGAGTGTGGGGAATGAACAAGACGCGCGGTTGCATTCTAATAATACGGCGTCCTCCGCATCTGATCATAACCACCGGGGGCGGAACGTAATCGACCAAGTGATGATCGGAGCTATAGTGCCCAGGAGGACTCGTTCAG CTTCTGTGAAAAGACCCCATCACAGTTGGGTTGAGGAGCAGAGTGCTGAAGATGCGTCGCCTTCTTCTTCCAATGTTTCTCTTCCCAAGAAGATG AAAGCGATTGGACCGTCTTCGTCGAATCAGGAGGACATCGAGATTGAGATAGCTGAGCTTCTGTACAGTTTGCGAGCTTCCCAAAACCATGATTATTCTTCTTCGCAGAAGGATAAAGCGAGTGATTCCCCTGCACTTTCGTCTTCCCCTGCCATTGATGTTGTTG AGACGAAGAAAGTGGAAGATTACAGTTCTTCTTTTTGCATTTTACCGCCGAACAATTCAACTCCCGAGTCAGTCGTAATTGAAAGCCATCAACCTGCGAAAATGGAGATACCATCGTCCGTGTCGCCTAGGACGTCTGGAGTTGATGGTATTGAGTCTTCCCAGGGTCCAAAACAGGACGCGGAGGAAGATAGTTTGAGTCCAGGTTGTGGATGTGGGGATGCTGTAGATGGAAAATTAGAATCCAAGTTGGTTGTCGACAAACATGATTGTGCTTCTACTATAAG GACATGCGATGATGTTCTGGAGGGCAATGGCAAACCCAAGTTTGAGATTGATCTAATG GCTCCCCCTCCTGTGACCTTCTCATCAGAATGGGGTAATTTGTCTAGGGGTGAAGACAGGAATAAGGTTGAAGACAAGGTAGAAAGTTTGAGTAAGAAGGAGCAAACACTGGGAGAAATTGAAGAGGTGAAAATGAAAGTTGATTTGGAGAAGCCAAATGGGCATCATGACCTAGCGACAAACCATGAATTAGGAGAGCTGGGCAGGAATAGGGAACAACCAACTCCTACCGCTACAAATGCCAAACTGGAGAAAACTG GTCTCTTACACTTCTTTACTTCTTCAGCTCAATGTAGTTCAATGTCTTTGTCAGTGGATGTATCCGAAAGGCCAAGTGGTTTCTCTCCCCTTGG TTACGTGCCGCCCATGGGGACAGCTATGAAGACAGATAAAACAACAGGATTATTGACAGCCCCTCaa CATGGGAACTTTGTGTTGTCTCAACCTCGACCAAAGAGATGTGCAAGTCACGGTTACATTGCTCGGAACATCTTCATGCACCAACAGTGTACAAAGATGAATACCCTTTTGCCGTCCACAATCGGCTCTGGTTCTATGTGTGACGCAAAGCTCAGCAAAGTCCATTCTGCTGAAAGTGTAGTTGTTGGGAAGCAGTTTCATAAACAGTCACCAGGCGTCAGCCATAGTTCTGCACCGGAGAAGGGATGGACTGCCACTAGTGATTTTAGTGTTGCTGCTATTAAAAAAAGTTCTGGTCCTGCCAACCCAGTGGATGTGACGCAAATGAAGCAGCTTATGCTTCAGCAAGGTCAACATCCAGGGTCTTCTGCTAATATAGTG CATGGTCCTGCTTTTCTAATCCCTCCTGGCCAGCATCAAGCATCTGTAATACCAGGTACTAGTCCAGCTGGTGGTGTGAACAACGCTAGCAATGCTTCCTTGTCTAATAAATTCCAAAGTTCCCCAGGTGTATCTGTTGGTGGCGCAACACTGCCAGCAGTTGCTGCTACAATGAGCTTTAGCTACTCAAATTTGACAGCCAATGATGCTCCATATATGACAATAGTTCCGAATGGTGGGTATCCATTCCCCTTTTCAACTCCCCTTGGACCATCTGCAGCTATCAGAGGTGCAAGCCCTGCACAGTCAACACCTATTCTCAATGGGCCTTTGTACTCTTCTCAGATCTTCCACCCACTTCAGTATCCACAACAGCATCCTCACTCCCAAACACTCGTTCAACCTAGTAGTTATCTTAATGGAAGCACATCTAGTGTTTCATCATCATCCCATAAGCAGTCACAGGGAATGCAAGGTAACAACAACCATATTTTGTCCTCCACAACTATGCAACTTCAGCAGTCACAAAAGCAGCACACCTCACAGTCTCATCTTCGCAAACATGAGACTGGGATAGCCGGAGATAATTCTCCATTTGCTGCAAGTGGAACAGCTTACTCCCAAAAGAATGGATTTGGGCAAAACTTCCCTATTCCAGTTCAGCCACTGGGCCTTTCTTTAACGCCATCTACAACATCAGATAGTGTTGGTGGCAACAGTGGAAATTTTGGTGACAAGCAGCAACAGACTTTGATGGGGGGTCTTGAGCATATTCCATCTCAACCACATGCAATCTCATTTGCTGCATATAATGGGACAAATGTTCCTTCAAATCTTAACTTCTCAACCATGGCACAAAACCCTGTAATATTTCAGAGCCTGCCTGATATTGCATGGCAAGGATATCATGCTGGAAGTGCATCTCATGCAACTCAACAAAAGATGTATCCCATTATAGAAGGCAACAGTGGCGATAGTTCTTCCTACCGTGATGATGAAAAAGCCACTTCCGGGAAGCCGTCGACCAACGGACCAACAACCCTTGTTTTTGATAATTCAGCAAAGAATCTTAACTTAGTTTCATCTCCCATGAATGGAAACTGGCCTAGTCGTTCCATTTCGTCAACTGCTACAACCACAAGTTTGCCTCTTTCTAGCAATGCTGTAAAGTCTCAACAGCCATCTCAGCTACTTCATCTTCAACAGCAGCATGGAATGTTACAGCCGCAACCTGCTGTGGCGACTCGTTATAAAGCCTCGTCAACTAATGCTACAATTGGTGCAAATTTTTTTCCTACCCCAGTTTATGCACAAACTCAAACTCAGAACAAAAGTTCGATTAAAGGCTCCCAGTCAAAAATCTGTGTAGCAGCCTCAGATTCTCTTGTTCATAACCCGTGTATCATAACTTCTACTGCTCCAACTCTCCAAAGTTTTTCCCAGGATCAAGGAAGAGTATTGCAGGGTCAGACCCAAATAtcttttggtggaaattacatATCGTCCATGCCACTCCAAGGGCAACAACTATTCAATAACAACCAGTCTCTTGGTAATACAGTTGCAGGAGTTCCACCTAGTGGAGCCAACTTGAAGACAAATTCCCAGGGGAGCAAGGTTAGTTCATCAGTGAACTCTTCGCAGATGCAACAAACTGAGAATTCTTCCACTGCGACTGGCCAAAAATCTTCCCCAGTTTGTGGGAGAAATGTCCCATCCATCTTGAGCTCGGGCCCCAGTCACCTATCTGAGCTGAAGTATTAG
- the LOC106757719 gene encoding protein TIME FOR COFFEE isoform X2 → MDRTRGRSSSMSANAFPRRRHPNIPLPPTSQEMQETRLKDNNDDDDNNSKREWTKKRRGSNSHSTEEESVGNEQDARLHSNNTASSASDHNHRGRNVIDQVMIGAIVPRRTRSASVKRPHHSWVEEQSAEDASPSSSNVSLPKKMKAIGPSSSNQEDIEIEIAELLYSLRASQNHDYSSSQKDKASDSPALSSSPAIDVVETKKVEDYSSSFCILPPNNSTPESVVIESHQPAKMEIPSSVSPRTSGVDGIESSQGPKQDAEEDSLSPGCGCGDAVDGKLESKLVVDKHDCASTIRTCDDVLEGNGKPKFEIDLMAPPPVTFSSEWGNLSRGEDRNKVEDKVESLSKKEQTLGEIEEVKMKVDLEKPNGHHDLATNHELGELGRNREQPTPTATNAKLEKTAQCSSMSLSVDVSERPSGFSPLGYVPPMGTAMKTDKTTGLLTAPQHGNFVLSQPRPKRCASHGYIARNIFMHQQCTKMNTLLPSTIGSGSMCDAKLSKVHSAESVVVGKQFHKQSPGVSHSSAPEKGWTATSDFSVAAIKKSSGPANPVDVTQMKQLMLQQGQHPGSSANIVHGPAFLIPPGQHQASVIPGTSPAGGVNNASNASLSNKFQSSPGVSVGGATLPAVAATMSFSYSNLTANDAPYMTIVPNGGYPFPFSTPLGPSAAIRGASPAQSTPILNGPLYSSQIFHPLQYPQQHPHSQTLVQPSSYLNGSTSSVSSSSHKQSQGMQGNNNHILSSTTMQLQQSQKQHTSQSHLRKHETGIAGDNSPFAASGTAYSQKNGFGQNFPIPVQPLGLSLTPSTTSDSVGGNSGNFGDKQQQTLMGGLEHIPSQPHAISFAAYNGTNVPSNLNFSTMAQNPVIFQSLPDIAWQGYHAGSASHATQQKMYPIIEGNSGDSSSYRDDEKATSGKPSTNGPTTLVFDNSAKNLNLVSSPMNGNWPSRSISSTATTTSLPLSSNAVKSQQPSQLLHLQQQHGMLQPQPAVATRYKASSTNATIGANFFPTPVYAQTQTQNKSSIKGSQSKICVAASDSLVHNPCIITSTAPTLQSFSQDQGRVLQGQTQISFGGNYISSMPLQGQQLFNNNQSLGNTVAGVPPSGANLKTNSQGSKVSSSVNSSQMQQTENSSTATGQKSSPVCGRNVPSILSSGPSHLSELKY, encoded by the exons ATGGATCGAACCAGAGGAAGATCGTCCTCTATGTCCGCAAACGCTTTCCCCAGACGCCGTCACCCTAATATCCCCCTCCCACCCACTTCTC AGGAGATGCAGGAGACGAGGTTAAAGGATAATAATGacgatgatgataataatagtaAGAGGGAATGGACGAAGAAGAGGAGAGGGAGCAACTCTCACAGCACCGAGGAAGAGAGTGTGGGGAATGAACAAGACGCGCGGTTGCATTCTAATAATACGGCGTCCTCCGCATCTGATCATAACCACCGGGGGCGGAACGTAATCGACCAAGTGATGATCGGAGCTATAGTGCCCAGGAGGACTCGTTCAG CTTCTGTGAAAAGACCCCATCACAGTTGGGTTGAGGAGCAGAGTGCTGAAGATGCGTCGCCTTCTTCTTCCAATGTTTCTCTTCCCAAGAAGATG AAAGCGATTGGACCGTCTTCGTCGAATCAGGAGGACATCGAGATTGAGATAGCTGAGCTTCTGTACAGTTTGCGAGCTTCCCAAAACCATGATTATTCTTCTTCGCAGAAGGATAAAGCGAGTGATTCCCCTGCACTTTCGTCTTCCCCTGCCATTGATGTTGTTG AGACGAAGAAAGTGGAAGATTACAGTTCTTCTTTTTGCATTTTACCGCCGAACAATTCAACTCCCGAGTCAGTCGTAATTGAAAGCCATCAACCTGCGAAAATGGAGATACCATCGTCCGTGTCGCCTAGGACGTCTGGAGTTGATGGTATTGAGTCTTCCCAGGGTCCAAAACAGGACGCGGAGGAAGATAGTTTGAGTCCAGGTTGTGGATGTGGGGATGCTGTAGATGGAAAATTAGAATCCAAGTTGGTTGTCGACAAACATGATTGTGCTTCTACTATAAG GACATGCGATGATGTTCTGGAGGGCAATGGCAAACCCAAGTTTGAGATTGATCTAATG GCTCCCCCTCCTGTGACCTTCTCATCAGAATGGGGTAATTTGTCTAGGGGTGAAGACAGGAATAAGGTTGAAGACAAGGTAGAAAGTTTGAGTAAGAAGGAGCAAACACTGGGAGAAATTGAAGAGGTGAAAATGAAAGTTGATTTGGAGAAGCCAAATGGGCATCATGACCTAGCGACAAACCATGAATTAGGAGAGCTGGGCAGGAATAGGGAACAACCAACTCCTACCGCTACAAATGCCAAACTGGAGAAAACTG CTCAATGTAGTTCAATGTCTTTGTCAGTGGATGTATCCGAAAGGCCAAGTGGTTTCTCTCCCCTTGG TTACGTGCCGCCCATGGGGACAGCTATGAAGACAGATAAAACAACAGGATTATTGACAGCCCCTCaa CATGGGAACTTTGTGTTGTCTCAACCTCGACCAAAGAGATGTGCAAGTCACGGTTACATTGCTCGGAACATCTTCATGCACCAACAGTGTACAAAGATGAATACCCTTTTGCCGTCCACAATCGGCTCTGGTTCTATGTGTGACGCAAAGCTCAGCAAAGTCCATTCTGCTGAAAGTGTAGTTGTTGGGAAGCAGTTTCATAAACAGTCACCAGGCGTCAGCCATAGTTCTGCACCGGAGAAGGGATGGACTGCCACTAGTGATTTTAGTGTTGCTGCTATTAAAAAAAGTTCTGGTCCTGCCAACCCAGTGGATGTGACGCAAATGAAGCAGCTTATGCTTCAGCAAGGTCAACATCCAGGGTCTTCTGCTAATATAGTG CATGGTCCTGCTTTTCTAATCCCTCCTGGCCAGCATCAAGCATCTGTAATACCAGGTACTAGTCCAGCTGGTGGTGTGAACAACGCTAGCAATGCTTCCTTGTCTAATAAATTCCAAAGTTCCCCAGGTGTATCTGTTGGTGGCGCAACACTGCCAGCAGTTGCTGCTACAATGAGCTTTAGCTACTCAAATTTGACAGCCAATGATGCTCCATATATGACAATAGTTCCGAATGGTGGGTATCCATTCCCCTTTTCAACTCCCCTTGGACCATCTGCAGCTATCAGAGGTGCAAGCCCTGCACAGTCAACACCTATTCTCAATGGGCCTTTGTACTCTTCTCAGATCTTCCACCCACTTCAGTATCCACAACAGCATCCTCACTCCCAAACACTCGTTCAACCTAGTAGTTATCTTAATGGAAGCACATCTAGTGTTTCATCATCATCCCATAAGCAGTCACAGGGAATGCAAGGTAACAACAACCATATTTTGTCCTCCACAACTATGCAACTTCAGCAGTCACAAAAGCAGCACACCTCACAGTCTCATCTTCGCAAACATGAGACTGGGATAGCCGGAGATAATTCTCCATTTGCTGCAAGTGGAACAGCTTACTCCCAAAAGAATGGATTTGGGCAAAACTTCCCTATTCCAGTTCAGCCACTGGGCCTTTCTTTAACGCCATCTACAACATCAGATAGTGTTGGTGGCAACAGTGGAAATTTTGGTGACAAGCAGCAACAGACTTTGATGGGGGGTCTTGAGCATATTCCATCTCAACCACATGCAATCTCATTTGCTGCATATAATGGGACAAATGTTCCTTCAAATCTTAACTTCTCAACCATGGCACAAAACCCTGTAATATTTCAGAGCCTGCCTGATATTGCATGGCAAGGATATCATGCTGGAAGTGCATCTCATGCAACTCAACAAAAGATGTATCCCATTATAGAAGGCAACAGTGGCGATAGTTCTTCCTACCGTGATGATGAAAAAGCCACTTCCGGGAAGCCGTCGACCAACGGACCAACAACCCTTGTTTTTGATAATTCAGCAAAGAATCTTAACTTAGTTTCATCTCCCATGAATGGAAACTGGCCTAGTCGTTCCATTTCGTCAACTGCTACAACCACAAGTTTGCCTCTTTCTAGCAATGCTGTAAAGTCTCAACAGCCATCTCAGCTACTTCATCTTCAACAGCAGCATGGAATGTTACAGCCGCAACCTGCTGTGGCGACTCGTTATAAAGCCTCGTCAACTAATGCTACAATTGGTGCAAATTTTTTTCCTACCCCAGTTTATGCACAAACTCAAACTCAGAACAAAAGTTCGATTAAAGGCTCCCAGTCAAAAATCTGTGTAGCAGCCTCAGATTCTCTTGTTCATAACCCGTGTATCATAACTTCTACTGCTCCAACTCTCCAAAGTTTTTCCCAGGATCAAGGAAGAGTATTGCAGGGTCAGACCCAAATAtcttttggtggaaattacatATCGTCCATGCCACTCCAAGGGCAACAACTATTCAATAACAACCAGTCTCTTGGTAATACAGTTGCAGGAGTTCCACCTAGTGGAGCCAACTTGAAGACAAATTCCCAGGGGAGCAAGGTTAGTTCATCAGTGAACTCTTCGCAGATGCAACAAACTGAGAATTCTTCCACTGCGACTGGCCAAAAATCTTCCCCAGTTTGTGGGAGAAATGTCCCATCCATCTTGAGCTCGGGCCCCAGTCACCTATCTGAGCTGAAGTATTAG